From a single Bacillus sp. NEB1478 genomic region:
- a CDS encoding HAMP domain-containing sensor histidine kinase — protein sequence MEITKHLLFNLSLLMLFIFVCIVWSIKKKESQISKTATVVCGIAAVWTCIAFAYELTDNTRFDLREVPVIIGGLYVGIGPILAIASIIIRGFYGIDFGFIINVFIYGPLGLLLWWIYPRFWKRSSKCRVMISIGITLLSSIATITVMEIVKLEQNHLDPLFAFLFIPPLSMLVISCTIEFVRSDLHMRQQLFKSEKLAAVEQMGAAISHEIRNPLTVSKGFVQLLEKGSIPPDKQKEYLNLIKEGLDSAEKVIQDYLTFSKPTIDSMEELNIQHELSQIISFLIPTANQHSVLISAQFIPSIYVLGDGQKFSQCLLNVIKNGIESMPDGGTLYISMIRKENKVMIEIKDTGVGMTKEQLSKLGEPYYSTKGANGTGLGMMVAFSVIRAMKGTVQVKSEVGKGTSFSFQFPVYDFTNI from the coding sequence TTGGAAATAACGAAACATTTATTGTTCAACCTGTCTTTATTAATGCTGTTTATTTTTGTATGTATTGTCTGGTCAATAAAGAAAAAAGAATCACAAATTTCCAAGACGGCTACGGTTGTCTGCGGGATTGCTGCAGTATGGACTTGTATCGCTTTTGCTTATGAATTAACGGATAATACGCGTTTTGATTTAAGAGAAGTACCTGTTATTATTGGTGGATTATACGTAGGAATAGGTCCGATATTGGCGATTGCTTCTATTATCATAAGAGGGTTTTACGGAATAGACTTTGGTTTTATCATAAATGTATTTATATATGGTCCTCTAGGGTTGCTGTTATGGTGGATTTACCCCAGGTTCTGGAAACGATCTTCTAAGTGCAGAGTAATGATCTCAATCGGAATTACTTTACTATCAAGCATAGCGACGATTACGGTTATGGAAATCGTGAAATTAGAGCAGAATCATTTGGATCCATTGTTTGCTTTCTTATTCATTCCGCCGCTAAGTATGCTTGTTATTTCTTGTACGATTGAATTTGTACGGTCTGATTTACATATGAGACAGCAACTATTCAAATCTGAAAAGCTTGCTGCAGTAGAACAAATGGGAGCTGCTATATCACATGAAATTAGAAATCCCCTTACCGTTTCAAAAGGGTTTGTCCAATTACTAGAAAAAGGTTCAATTCCTCCAGATAAACAGAAAGAGTACTTGAATTTAATAAAAGAAGGACTTGATTCAGCAGAAAAAGTCATCCAAGATTATTTAACCTTCTCAAAACCAACAATTGATTCCATGGAAGAACTAAACATCCAGCACGAATTAAGTCAGATTATCTCCTTTCTTATTCCGACAGCAAATCAGCATTCAGTTCTCATTTCCGCTCAATTCATCCCTTCCATATATGTATTAGGAGATGGGCAAAAATTTAGCCAATGCTTACTAAATGTAATCAAGAATGGAATAGAATCTATGCCTGATGGCGGAACTCTGTACATTTCAATGATCAGAAAAGAAAATAAAGTAATGATAGAAATCAAAGATACTGGAGTCGGGATGACAAAAGAACAATTGAGTAAATTAGGGGAACCCTATTATTCAACAAAAGGTGCAAATGGAACAGGACTCGGGATGATGGTTGCTTTTAGTGTAATACGGGCTATGAAAGGAACTGTCCAGGTTAAAAGTGAGGTTGGAAAAGGAACAAGCTTTTCTTTTCAGTTTCCCGTGTACGATTTTACGAATATATAA
- a CDS encoding M42 family metallopeptidase yields the protein MDKDLTLLKELTETYGPSGFEARVHKLVRDRLSESTSDIETDQLGGVVGRIGSQGPKILIAGHLDEVGLMVTHITKDGFLRFLPLGGWWGHVMLAQRVKVITRNGDLTGVIGSKAPHVLSFEERKNVLETDKMFIDIGATSREEAESFGVQVGDPISPVCPFEVMPNPKMLLGKAFDNRAGCYVAIKTLEKLKEEETLPNILYAGATVQEEVGLRGAQTLANTIKPDIAFALDVGVAADTPGMSQQEGASELGNGPLLGFFDATMIPHPKLRDFVVGIAKQHRIPFQIDIMTGGGTDAGKFHLAYGGIPTLVLSVPSRYIHSHVSMVNRDDLDHAVKLLTECIKMLDQETVNRIKEMNGSIH from the coding sequence ATGGATAAAGATTTAACACTTTTAAAAGAGTTAACAGAGACGTATGGTCCATCAGGATTTGAAGCAAGAGTACATAAATTGGTTCGGGACCGTTTATCTGAAAGTACGTCTGACATTGAAACAGACCAATTAGGCGGTGTTGTTGGAAGGATTGGTTCTCAAGGGCCGAAGATTTTAATAGCTGGCCACTTGGACGAAGTAGGACTTATGGTCACCCACATCACAAAAGATGGGTTCCTTCGTTTCTTGCCTTTAGGCGGATGGTGGGGTCATGTAATGTTGGCACAGCGAGTAAAAGTAATCACACGAAATGGTGATTTAACGGGAGTAATTGGATCCAAAGCACCGCATGTTCTTTCCTTTGAAGAAAGAAAGAATGTGCTAGAAACGGATAAAATGTTTATTGATATTGGAGCGACAAGCCGAGAGGAAGCAGAAAGTTTTGGCGTTCAAGTAGGAGATCCAATCTCTCCTGTTTGTCCATTTGAGGTTATGCCAAATCCTAAAATGCTGTTAGGAAAAGCTTTTGACAATCGGGCAGGCTGTTACGTTGCAATTAAGACACTCGAGAAGCTTAAAGAGGAAGAGACCCTTCCTAATATTTTATATGCCGGAGCTACTGTACAAGAAGAAGTAGGTCTCCGTGGTGCACAGACATTAGCCAACACGATTAAACCTGATATAGCATTTGCTTTGGATGTAGGGGTTGCAGCGGATACTCCAGGTATGTCTCAACAAGAAGGAGCCTCAGAGTTAGGAAATGGTCCTTTACTAGGATTCTTTGATGCAACGATGATCCCGCATCCGAAGTTAAGGGATTTTGTTGTAGGAATTGCCAAACAGCATCGTATTCCGTTCCAAATTGATATCATGACAGGCGGGGGGACAGATGCAGGTAAGTTTCACCTTGCATATGGAGGAATTCCAACACTTGTATTAAGTGTGCCGTCCAGGTATATCCATAGCCATGTTTCTATGGTCAATAGAGATGATTTAGATCATGCGGTAAAGCTGCTTACAGAATGTATTAAAATGCTTGATCAAGAGACAGTAAATCGTATAAAAGAGATGAATGGCAGCATTCATTAA
- a CDS encoding metalloregulator ArsR/SmtB family transcription factor produces the protein MNKEFPLLNETNTNVDFEKYEQKFKALADQQRLQIIHILATKGSVCVCDLTPLIDMPQSKLSYHLKILLDAELVNKEKRGTWNYYSLNLEGVKAILSDQLCCVFLPSCS, from the coding sequence ATGAATAAAGAATTCCCTTTATTAAATGAAACGAATACGAACGTAGACTTTGAAAAATATGAACAAAAGTTTAAGGCGCTGGCAGACCAACAAAGACTCCAGATTATTCATATCCTTGCTACAAAAGGAAGTGTTTGTGTCTGTGATCTCACACCTTTAATTGATATGCCGCAGTCGAAGCTTTCTTATCATCTGAAAATATTGCTGGATGCTGAGCTTGTTAATAAAGAAAAAAGAGGAACCTGGAATTACTATTCGTTAAATCTAGAAGGTGTAAAGGCCATTTTATCTGACCAGCTATGCTGTGTTTTTTTACCTTCATGCAGTTAA
- a CDS encoding helix-turn-helix domain-containing protein, with translation MKKYNIPVEAALEVIGGKWKVVILCHLIKAKRRTGELKRLMPGITQKMLTQQLRELEDDGVILREVYNQVPPRVEYSLTDYGWSLKQILDLLCAWGELHIEKTYPNKEDVLIKTEELEQV, from the coding sequence ATGAAAAAATATAATATTCCTGTAGAAGCGGCACTTGAAGTAATCGGCGGAAAATGGAAAGTCGTCATTTTATGCCATCTTATAAAGGCAAAAAGAAGAACCGGAGAATTAAAGCGGCTAATGCCAGGAATTACACAAAAAATGCTGACTCAGCAGCTTCGTGAACTAGAGGATGACGGTGTGATTTTACGCGAAGTTTATAATCAAGTTCCACCACGGGTAGAGTATTCATTAACCGATTATGGGTGGTCTCTAAAGCAGATTTTAGATTTACTTTGTGCTTGGGGCGAGCTTCATATAGAAAAAACATATCCTAATAAAGAAGATGTGCTGATCAAAACCGAAGAATTGGAGCAAGTTTAA
- a CDS encoding SET domain-containing protein produces MLDVRKSRYGRGVFATINIRKGVLFHEAPVIVCPEDQYKRLKMTALRNYYFNWGEGVAIALGFGSLFNHSYKPNARFENNFKKQTVDFYAHKNIKAGDEIFVNYNGDPDDQDSLWFEVT; encoded by the coding sequence TTGCTAGATGTTAGAAAATCACGTTATGGCAGAGGTGTTTTTGCGACAATAAATATTCGAAAAGGCGTATTGTTTCATGAAGCTCCTGTCATTGTATGCCCAGAAGATCAATACAAACGACTTAAAATGACGGCGCTTCGAAATTATTATTTTAATTGGGGTGAAGGGGTTGCCATAGCATTAGGATTTGGTTCGTTGTTTAACCATTCGTATAAACCCAACGCTCGATTTGAAAATAACTTTAAAAAACAAACGGTAGATTTTTACGCGCATAAAAACATAAAAGCAGGTGATGAAATCTTCGTTAATTATAATGGAGACCCAGATGATCAAGATTCTTTATGGTTTGAAGTTACCTAG
- the ribD gene encoding bifunctional diaminohydroxyphosphoribosylaminopyrimidine deaminase/5-amino-6-(5-phosphoribosylamino)uracil reductase RibD: MSNHEFYMQLALDNALAMKGQTDPNPLVGAVIVNDNRIVGVGAHLKAGEPHAEIHAIRMAGDKAKGGTIFVTLEPCSHHGRTGPCAVAIVEAGIKKVVIATLDPNPLVAGNGVKILRDAGIEVESGILEKESKQMNEVFNKFIVEKVPFVTLKSGITLDGKVASHTNNSKWITSEEARLDVHKLRNENAAILVGVNTVLHDDPELTTRIPNGRNPIRVVLDSTLRIPLNAKLVTDRKAETWIFTAENCDVTKKEQLEAFGIKVFITGSTQVNPEDVVEILGENLVSSLMIEGGGTINASFFEEGLIDKVILYVAPKLIGGKESPSFFGGTGIDKMADAIELTKMTVTPIGPDFKFTGYPKYTR, from the coding sequence ATGAGTAATCATGAATTTTACATGCAGCTTGCTTTAGACAATGCTTTAGCAATGAAAGGTCAGACTGATCCCAATCCGCTGGTAGGCGCCGTGATCGTTAATGATAATCGTATCGTTGGTGTTGGGGCGCATCTAAAAGCTGGTGAGCCGCACGCTGAAATTCATGCCATTCGAATGGCCGGAGATAAAGCCAAAGGCGGAACAATCTTTGTAACACTGGAGCCATGTTCTCACCATGGACGTACAGGACCGTGTGCTGTTGCAATTGTTGAAGCCGGCATCAAAAAAGTGGTTATTGCCACATTAGACCCAAACCCTCTTGTTGCCGGAAATGGCGTGAAAATTTTAAGAGATGCAGGGATTGAAGTGGAATCTGGTATTCTTGAAAAAGAATCAAAGCAAATGAACGAAGTTTTTAATAAGTTTATTGTTGAAAAGGTTCCTTTTGTTACGCTTAAGTCTGGTATCACTCTTGATGGCAAAGTAGCAAGCCATACAAATAACAGCAAGTGGATTACTTCTGAAGAAGCACGGCTGGACGTTCATAAGCTAAGAAATGAGAATGCTGCAATTTTAGTTGGAGTGAACACTGTTTTACACGATGATCCTGAACTCACAACAAGAATTCCAAATGGCCGCAACCCGATCCGAGTCGTTTTAGACTCAACTTTAAGAATTCCGCTGAACGCAAAGCTAGTAACGGACCGTAAAGCAGAAACCTGGATTTTCACTGCCGAAAACTGCGATGTCACTAAAAAAGAACAATTAGAGGCTTTTGGGATAAAAGTCTTTATTACTGGGAGTACTCAAGTGAACCCGGAAGATGTAGTTGAAATCCTAGGTGAAAACTTAGTTTCTTCCTTGATGATCGAGGGCGGCGGAACAATAAATGCTTCTTTTTTTGAAGAAGGATTAATTGATAAAGTGATTTTATACGTGGCTCCAAAATTAATTGGCGGTAAAGAATCTCCATCATTCTTTGGTGGCACTGGAATCGACAAAATGGCAGATGCCATTGAACTTACGAAAATGACGGTAACCCCAATCGGTCCTGATTTCAAATTTACAGGGTACCCAAAATATACAAGATAA
- a CDS encoding GTP cyclohydrolase II, whose product MTQNALKEKILSVLEDKIKLIKKDEGAIYLVGPIRLPVNLYGETVVFQWYCWLQGCDQTDNFEEVIERLSSANLAEYQQSSVLVYGDFEYNEDALIRMHSICHTGDIFGSKRCDCGYQLKQSMQMIVEHGTGALFYLANHEGRGIGLFSKAMAYLLQENGQDTVEANESLGFVDDSRNYGDAIEVLKALRSKPVTLITNNPKKLEALKKSGLPVAGRTPIWGDISEFNEKYLQTKINRSGHIQEDGVFTNE is encoded by the coding sequence ATGACACAAAATGCACTTAAGGAAAAAATCCTTTCGGTATTGGAAGATAAAATAAAATTAATCAAAAAAGATGAAGGTGCCATTTATTTAGTTGGACCGATTCGTCTTCCAGTTAATCTATATGGAGAAACCGTTGTTTTCCAATGGTATTGCTGGCTTCAAGGCTGTGATCAGACAGATAATTTTGAGGAAGTGATCGAGCGCCTTTCTTCCGCGAATCTCGCTGAATATCAGCAATCCAGCGTATTAGTGTACGGGGATTTCGAATATAATGAAGATGCTCTGATCCGTATGCACTCTATTTGCCATACAGGCGATATTTTTGGCAGTAAACGCTGTGATTGCGGCTACCAGCTGAAACAATCCATGCAAATGATTGTGGAACACGGTACAGGAGCTTTGTTCTACTTAGCCAATCATGAAGGAAGAGGCATCGGTCTTTTCAGTAAAGCAATGGCTTATCTTCTTCAAGAAAATGGACAGGATACAGTTGAAGCGAATGAAAGCTTAGGTTTCGTGGATGACTCCAGAAACTACGGTGATGCCATTGAAGTATTAAAAGCGCTTCGCTCAAAACCGGTTACACTTATTACGAACAATCCGAAAAAACTAGAAGCCCTTAAAAAGTCTGGTCTTCCTGTTGCGGGAAGAACACCAATTTGGGGAGATATTTCAGAATTCAACGAGAAGTATCTTCAAACAAAGATTAATCGTTCGGGACACATTCAAGAAGATGGGGTTTTTACGAATGAGTAA
- a CDS encoding flavin monoamine oxidase family protein, with product MDYCRLTEDEMLSIIQNGLKQTGTPKKIIVAGAGMAGLVAASLLHTAGHEVQLLEASQRVGGRVYTIRNPFTHGNHLEAGAMRFPVSHKLVMAYIKKFNLPIQEFFNSQPHDLIYANGVMTENETYEKNPDLLGYPVTNSEKGKTAEQLMKYALQPLIDFLEQDSDKNWPIIIKNFQGYSLDNFLRNNPFGRSLSSGAIDMIKVLLSLEGLPELSFLGVFRDILIIFINPKLKYVEIIGGNDQLPKAFLPQLKNHIFFRQKLTRIVQNQKKATLYTESTLTSHPYMFEADKVIITIPFSVLNFVQIEPFNSLSYYKRKAIRELHYVPSTKIGIEFKHRFWEKNGLSGGKSVTDLPSRFTHYPNQKRAKTSSGVVIGSYTWEDDTVPWRSFSNGMRVKEALHYLSLFHGPQVYEYFVTGHAHSWSLDPHTGRAFTMFKPYQEEEIYEAIKAPEGRLHFAGEHTTLKHGWVEGAIESGIRAAMEVNDT from the coding sequence ATGGACTACTGCCGTTTAACTGAGGATGAGATGCTTTCAATCATCCAGAATGGCTTGAAACAAACCGGTACTCCAAAAAAAATCATCGTGGCCGGTGCTGGGATGGCGGGCTTAGTTGCTGCTTCCCTTTTACATACTGCCGGACACGAAGTCCAGCTATTAGAAGCTTCCCAGCGAGTAGGAGGCAGAGTCTATACGATCAGAAACCCCTTCACTCACGGTAATCATCTAGAAGCAGGCGCTATGCGGTTTCCTGTATCACATAAGCTTGTTATGGCCTACATCAAGAAATTTAATCTGCCAATTCAGGAATTCTTTAATTCTCAGCCGCATGACTTAATTTATGCAAATGGTGTTATGACAGAAAATGAAACGTATGAAAAAAATCCTGATTTGCTTGGATACCCTGTTACTAATAGTGAAAAGGGAAAAACAGCAGAACAGCTCATGAAATATGCACTGCAGCCTTTGATTGATTTTCTCGAACAAGATTCAGACAAAAATTGGCCGATTATCATCAAAAATTTTCAAGGGTATTCATTGGACAACTTTTTAAGAAACAATCCTTTTGGCCGCTCTCTATCGTCAGGTGCAATTGATATGATTAAAGTACTGCTATCGTTAGAAGGTTTACCTGAGCTTTCATTTCTGGGCGTATTTCGCGACATCCTCATCATTTTCATTAACCCAAAATTAAAATACGTAGAAATTATAGGAGGGAATGATCAGCTTCCTAAAGCATTTCTTCCCCAATTGAAAAACCATATTTTTTTCAGGCAAAAATTAACCCGTATTGTCCAGAATCAAAAGAAAGCGACTTTATATACGGAAAGTACCCTCACTTCTCACCCCTATATGTTTGAAGCAGACAAAGTGATAATTACCATTCCTTTTTCCGTGTTGAACTTTGTCCAGATAGAGCCGTTTAACTCCCTTTCGTATTACAAAAGAAAAGCAATCCGCGAACTGCATTATGTACCTTCCACTAAAATTGGGATCGAATTTAAACACCGTTTTTGGGAGAAAAATGGATTGTCTGGCGGAAAGTCAGTAACCGACCTTCCTTCTCGATTTACCCATTACCCTAATCAAAAACGAGCTAAAACCTCATCAGGTGTAGTAATTGGCAGTTATACATGGGAAGATGACACAGTACCATGGAGAAGTTTTTCAAATGGAATGAGGGTAAAAGAAGCGCTGCATTATTTATCTCTTTTTCACGGACCGCAAGTATACGAATATTTCGTTACTGGCCACGCTCACAGCTGGTCACTTGATCCGCATACTGGAAGGGCATTTACGATGTTCAAACCGTATCAAGAAGAAGAAATCTATGAGGCCATCAAAGCTCCCGAGGGCAGGCTGCACTTTGCCGGGGAACATACTACACTGAAACATGGATGGGTAGAAGGTGCGATCGAATCCGGGATTCGAGCAGCTATGGAAGTGAATGATACTTAA
- a CDS encoding DinB family protein, with translation MENMPSAYEYADYYASYVKLVPEGNMAEILEKQMKETVMMLSALTDHKSEHRYAPGKWSIKEVIGHVTDTERIMSYRLLCIARGETVSLPGYDENKYVEVANFDNLTLKELLDHFACVRQSTIHLLKSLSEENLMRKGTANNTEVSARALLTIIAGHELHHRNIIQERYLSE, from the coding sequence ATGGAGAATATGCCTTCTGCTTACGAATACGCAGATTATTATGCTTCGTATGTGAAATTAGTGCCTGAAGGAAATATGGCAGAGATTTTAGAAAAGCAAATGAAAGAAACTGTGATGATGTTAAGCGCTTTGACAGATCATAAAAGTGAACATCGGTATGCGCCGGGCAAGTGGAGTATAAAAGAAGTGATCGGCCATGTTACGGATACTGAGCGGATAATGAGCTACAGACTCCTCTGCATTGCTAGGGGAGAAACAGTATCATTGCCGGGTTATGATGAAAACAAATATGTGGAAGTAGCGAATTTTGATAATCTGACTTTAAAAGAACTGCTGGATCATTTTGCCTGTGTTCGACAATCCACCATTCATTTACTAAAAAGTTTAAGTGAAGAGAATTTAATGCGAAAAGGCACTGCCAATAATACGGAAGTGTCAGCACGTGCGCTCCTTACGATTATTGCAGGACATGAATTACATCACCGAAACATTATACAAGAGAGGTATCTTTCAGAGTAG
- a CDS encoding glycosyl hydrolase family 18 protein: MNRFVLILTINFIGTVCFSNMANAAGNIAVGAISTDKTIIYKTPKSNAEVVTKVMKSDEFPIIKHKASPPVSQTHYVAMGETFYLIAKHYGVTVSELQRTNKILGTRLYVGQPLVIPQDTAYHRVKRSDSLWKISRQYNVSMDRLIKYNYLNAIVLKAGEELKIPEGFYKLQLLSGKSGWVKSSEIEVEELNRFNLGWKYNGTTGSYTKQLNISGLDVVSPRWYTLSDTNMVNISEDRRYASAANKAGKKVWPLFGNKFDPELTDAILSDSVKRKKVIDLITKSLVLTKSQGINVDFENIDPKNKQDYVVFIQELKQSLNSYDIAVSVDVSRENADPFWSGSLDRAALGKAADYIIMMGYDEHWATSQKAGSVASIPWTREGIELLMKEVPAHKIILGVPFYTREWITNSSGQVRSIDRTILETEKLIKEKGLRNKWDPQTLQNYVEFYENAEKHQIWIEDKKSMQYRYDLVKEFHLRGTAAWYVGGGPEDIWQILK; the protein is encoded by the coding sequence GTGAATAGGTTTGTATTAATTTTAACAATAAATTTTATAGGCACTGTCTGTTTTTCAAATATGGCAAATGCAGCGGGTAATATTGCAGTTGGAGCAATATCAACTGATAAAACGATTATTTATAAAACACCAAAATCAAATGCAGAAGTTGTTACAAAGGTAATGAAAAGTGATGAATTTCCTATCATTAAACATAAGGCAAGTCCTCCTGTTTCTCAAACGCATTATGTAGCGATGGGGGAAACGTTTTATCTTATTGCAAAGCACTATGGTGTAACTGTAAGTGAGTTACAGCGAACGAATAAAATTTTGGGAACACGATTATATGTCGGGCAGCCATTAGTTATTCCGCAAGATACGGCTTATCATCGTGTGAAACGGTCTGATTCACTATGGAAGATTTCGAGACAATATAATGTTTCAATGGATAGGTTAATAAAATACAATTATTTAAATGCGATTGTTCTAAAGGCAGGAGAAGAATTAAAAATTCCTGAGGGTTTTTATAAACTTCAGCTATTGAGCGGAAAATCGGGCTGGGTTAAGAGTTCAGAAATTGAAGTGGAGGAACTAAACCGTTTTAATCTGGGCTGGAAATATAACGGGACAACAGGTTCGTACACAAAGCAGCTTAACATCTCAGGATTAGATGTGGTCTCGCCAAGATGGTACACGTTAAGCGATACAAATATGGTGAATATTTCTGAAGATAGGCGCTATGCAAGTGCTGCTAATAAAGCAGGGAAGAAGGTATGGCCCCTTTTTGGAAACAAGTTTGATCCAGAATTGACTGATGCGATTCTTTCAGATTCTGTGAAACGCAAAAAAGTAATTGATTTGATAACAAAATCACTAGTGCTTACAAAAAGTCAGGGTATTAATGTAGACTTTGAAAATATCGATCCTAAGAATAAACAAGATTACGTTGTATTTATTCAGGAACTCAAACAATCGCTTAATTCTTATGACATTGCCGTTTCTGTTGATGTGAGCAGAGAAAATGCAGATCCATTTTGGTCAGGAAGCCTTGATAGAGCTGCCCTTGGAAAGGCAGCTGATTATATTATTATGATGGGATATGATGAGCATTGGGCAACCAGTCAAAAGGCAGGTTCTGTTGCGTCTATTCCATGGACACGTGAAGGCATAGAGCTGTTAATGAAGGAAGTACCTGCACATAAAATCATTCTTGGTGTTCCTTTTTATACCCGTGAATGGATAACTAATTCATCAGGTCAAGTAAGAAGCATCGATCGGACAATATTAGAAACAGAAAAGCTTATAAAAGAAAAAGGACTCAGAAATAAATGGGATCCACAAACTTTACAAAACTATGTAGAATTTTATGAAAATGCTGAAAAGCATCAGATTTGGATTGAGGATAAGAAATCAATGCAATATCGCTATGATCTAGTAAAAGAATTTCATCTAAGGGGAACAGCGGCCTGGTATGTCGGCGGTGGACCTGAGGACATTTGGCAGATACTCAAATAA
- a CDS encoding 5' nucleotidase, NT5C type — protein MKFGFDIDDTLINLRQHAFSIYNKNLKQEVPLDIFHKIKTLEIHEAFGLTATEGNQMWRDSMEEIYFTDCPLYPDALEILQELDKQGHEIYYITARPAEHCERTKQWVEEAGFPVQEGRFFCGMKDEEKIHTIKELNLDFYFDDKPNVLETLTSESVQLYVRDQSYNQHVDMPRLTNWSELKEIMKKTEEKK, from the coding sequence ATGAAATTTGGATTTGATATCGATGACACACTCATTAATTTAAGACAGCATGCATTTTCGATATACAACAAAAATTTAAAACAAGAAGTCCCTTTGGATATATTTCATAAAATTAAAACGCTGGAGATCCATGAAGCATTTGGTTTAACAGCAACAGAGGGAAATCAAATGTGGCGTGACTCGATGGAAGAAATCTACTTCACAGACTGCCCCCTATACCCGGACGCTCTAGAAATCTTGCAGGAGCTCGATAAGCAAGGCCATGAAATTTACTACATTACTGCGAGACCTGCAGAACATTGTGAACGCACGAAGCAATGGGTAGAAGAAGCAGGATTCCCTGTCCAAGAAGGCAGGTTTTTTTGCGGGATGAAAGATGAAGAAAAGATACACACGATTAAAGAGTTGAATTTAGACTTCTATTTTGATGATAAACCGAATGTATTAGAAACACTCACAAGTGAATCTGTTCAGTTGTACGTACGAGACCAATCCTATAATCAGCATGTGGATATGCCGAGGCTAACGAATTGGTCAGAGTTAAAAGAGATTATGAAGAAAACAGAAGAAAAAAAGTAA
- a CDS encoding permease: MWAETFKSFLSIAIELTVLFVVISFVVNLVQAYIPYEKVEKYLSGRNKGVAAAFALLFAFVTPFCSCSTIPVVVNMLKKRMPFSIVMIFLFSSPVLDPTIITIMGVVLGWKVTIIYTIITAVFSVIIGFALEAFGFEKFVKNVVMKGYEEETKSFNVKAALKETLALMKSVYPYLIIGALIGSVIHGVVPTHWIAATFGSDKWWIVPIAAIVGIPLYIRLSSMIPISQVLIAKGMALGPVMALIISSAGASLPEVILLKSIFQKELVLTFVLSVITMSTVSGFIFYLV, from the coding sequence ATGTGGGCTGAAACATTTAAAAGTTTTTTAAGTATCGCCATCGAGCTTACCGTTTTGTTTGTTGTGATCTCTTTTGTAGTCAATCTTGTGCAAGCTTATATTCCATATGAAAAGGTGGAGAAGTATTTAAGCGGCAGGAATAAAGGGGTTGCCGCAGCATTTGCACTTCTTTTTGCATTCGTAACGCCATTTTGCTCATGTTCCACAATACCAGTTGTCGTTAACATGCTGAAGAAAAGAATGCCATTTTCTATTGTTATGATTTTCTTGTTTTCTTCTCCAGTTCTTGATCCGACAATTATTACGATTATGGGAGTCGTTTTAGGGTGGAAGGTGACGATTATTTATACCATTATCACAGCTGTTTTCTCAGTTATTATCGGATTTGCACTCGAAGCATTTGGATTCGAAAAGTTTGTAAAAAACGTGGTGATGAAGGGTTACGAGGAAGAAACGAAATCCTTCAATGTAAAAGCAGCATTAAAAGAAACATTAGCTTTAATGAAAAGTGTTTACCCTTACTTAATCATTGGTGCATTAATTGGATCTGTCATTCATGGAGTTGTACCAACTCATTGGATCGCTGCAACATTTGGAAGTGACAAATGGTGGATTGTCCCTATTGCAGCTATCGTTGGAATTCCGTTGTATATTCGTTTATCCAGCATGATTCCAATATCTCAAGTTCTGATTGCGAAAGGGATGGCTCTAGGTCCAGTCATGGCACTCATCATTAGTTCAGCAGGAGCTAGTTTACCAGAAGTCATTTTGTTAAAATCTATTTTTCAAAAGGAACTCGTACTAACTTTTGTACTTTCAGTGATCACGATGTCTACTGTTTCTGGTTTCATTTTTTATCTCGTATAA